A portion of the Limibacter armeniacum genome contains these proteins:
- a CDS encoding TetR/AcrR family transcriptional regulator: protein MTDKKESILNTAIDLFSTQGYANTSTSRIAKEAGVSEALIFKHFKNKEGLLDAIVAQGNEHMNAFITPILGMTDPKSIIEGMFDFLLLMVREHADFWKLQMTLKYQSPLIAAKYHAAGKFDDLRTLLEKAYKELGYQNPKAETNLILMMLGSVFTYLLEADHIEQESFINFLKSKYNLS from the coding sequence ATGACGGATAAGAAAGAAAGTATATTGAATACTGCTATTGACCTGTTTTCAACTCAAGGTTATGCCAATACATCTACCAGCCGGATTGCCAAGGAAGCAGGTGTTTCTGAAGCATTGATTTTTAAGCACTTTAAAAATAAGGAAGGACTGTTGGATGCAATTGTGGCACAAGGCAATGAACATATGAATGCCTTTATTACACCGATTTTAGGGATGACGGACCCTAAAAGCATTATTGAAGGGATGTTTGATTTTTTGTTGCTAATGGTTCGTGAGCATGCAGATTTCTGGAAATTACAGATGACTTTAAAGTACCAGTCTCCCTTGATCGCAGCGAAATACCATGCGGCAGGAAAGTTTGATGACTTAAGAACCTTATTGGAAAAAGCCTACAAAGAGTTGGGTTACCAAAACCCAAAAGCTGAGACCAACTTGATATTAATGATGCTAGGGTCTGTTTTCACCTACTTATTGGAAGCCGATCATATTGAGCAAGAAAGTTTTATCAATTTTTTGAAGTCTAAGTACAACCTTTCTTAA
- a CDS encoding MBL fold metallo-hydrolase, with protein MLKKLITAVLLLTAAVVLFVNCAPQFGGKATGISLDKMKNSRNYKDGKFVNLVETSMDMGVGSMLETMKEYFQKVNGTPSQPLPVKFGEGDQSAVDSLTYLTWFGHSAFLLEMEGQRILLDPMLGKAASPVPFMINRFPYEEKIDIDAIEDIDAVIISHDHYDHLDHSSIVKLDKVVNHFYVPLGVGAHLQRWGVKADKITELDWWQDTTLEHIKLVCTPSRHFSGRGLTDRNATLWSSWVIQGSHTNLYFSGDSGYAGHFKQIGEKFGPFDFTLMECGQYNEKWAQIHMMPEETLQAHLDVKGKKMMPIHWGAFELAMHTWTDPVERLLTAADKHNVEVVSPFIGERFSLNGMEPQERWWKHVLNRQVASK; from the coding sequence ATGCTTAAAAAATTGATAACGGCTGTATTGCTTCTTACTGCAGCGGTTGTATTGTTTGTCAACTGTGCGCCTCAGTTTGGTGGTAAGGCGACAGGCATATCCTTAGATAAGATGAAAAATTCAAGAAACTACAAAGACGGTAAATTTGTCAATCTGGTAGAAACCTCGATGGACATGGGAGTTGGAAGTATGTTGGAAACAATGAAGGAATACTTTCAAAAGGTAAATGGAACACCATCTCAGCCACTGCCTGTAAAGTTTGGAGAAGGGGACCAGTCCGCTGTTGACTCACTTACTTACTTGACTTGGTTTGGTCATTCAGCATTTTTGCTGGAGATGGAAGGTCAAAGGATTCTTCTAGATCCAATGCTTGGCAAAGCTGCCTCTCCAGTGCCATTTATGATCAACCGTTTTCCATATGAAGAAAAAATAGACATTGATGCTATTGAGGATATTGATGCAGTCATTATTTCCCATGACCACTATGATCACTTAGACCATTCTTCGATAGTAAAGCTGGATAAAGTCGTAAATCACTTTTACGTGCCACTAGGTGTAGGGGCGCACTTACAACGTTGGGGAGTAAAAGCAGATAAAATTACAGAACTGGATTGGTGGCAAGACACTACACTGGAGCATATCAAGTTGGTTTGTACCCCTTCAAGACACTTTTCAGGTCGAGGCTTGACAGACCGAAACGCTACACTGTGGTCGTCTTGGGTGATTCAGGGAAGTCATACCAATCTTTATTTCAGTGGTGACAGTGGTTATGCAGGACATTTCAAACAGATTGGAGAAAAGTTCGGGCCATTTGACTTTACATTGATGGAATGTGGTCAGTACAATGAAAAATGGGCTCAAATCCATATGATGCCAGAGGAGACTTTGCAGGCACACTTGGATGTGAAAGGAAAGAAAATGATGCCGATACATTGGGGCGCTTTTGAATTGGCAATGCATACGTGGACAGATCCTGTGGAAAGATTGCTAACCGCAGCTGACAAGCATAATGTGGAAGTGGTAAGTCCTTTTATTGGAGAAAGATTCTCTTTGAATGGAATGGAACCACAGGAGCGTTGGTGGAAACATGTATTAAATAGACAAGTAGCTTCCAAATAA
- a CDS encoding adenylate/guanylate cyclase domain-containing protein, translating to MENTTPKIKYCSINRLVHVEKPFSTILEVSIANKIPHLHECGGNGYCTTCRVRIIEGLEHLSPPSMKEKIIAQERNWDPSIRLACQSKVQGDVSLQRLVWTSAEISKLQIETLPEDIGEERPLAILFCDMRNFTTIAAQHPTFDLAHMLNRFFTILGDPILMNNGIIYQYVGDEIVGLFGTGGGDNEKTCMDAMRAGLGMLYAVERLNRVELKDFETEFQVGIGIHFGRAFVGNIGHPKHKQFSVLGDPVNVASRIQGQNKELNTSLLVSKTFLDNLPEGTLKFGVKTEVNLKGKEEKYELYEVQGFIEFDTNLEVQATLDMLLKNEEAFAEHFYTKLFERAPAVRQLFQKNMLEQGRMLTHMLSGVIYSLSRPDYLKLGLKSLGKQHIKYGVEAAHYPVLKEVLLETIKEELGVFFTQEVEAAWSNAIDLIISVMLESYET from the coding sequence ATGGAAAACACTACACCGAAAATCAAGTATTGCAGTATCAACCGTTTGGTACATGTTGAAAAGCCATTCTCAACTATACTTGAAGTCTCAATTGCCAATAAGATTCCTCACCTGCATGAATGCGGTGGAAATGGTTATTGTACCACTTGCAGGGTACGGATAATTGAAGGTCTTGAGCATTTGTCTCCTCCTTCCATGAAGGAAAAGATCATCGCACAGGAACGGAACTGGGACCCGTCTATCCGACTGGCATGCCAAAGCAAGGTACAGGGTGATGTCTCCTTGCAACGTTTGGTATGGACAAGTGCCGAGATCAGTAAATTGCAAATCGAGACCCTGCCTGAAGATATTGGAGAAGAGCGCCCCTTGGCAATCCTTTTCTGCGATATGCGAAACTTTACCACCATTGCCGCACAACACCCTACCTTTGATTTGGCACATATGCTTAATCGTTTCTTTACCATATTGGGAGACCCGATCCTGATGAACAATGGGATTATCTATCAGTATGTAGGGGATGAGATTGTAGGGCTTTTTGGTACTGGAGGAGGAGACAATGAAAAAACTTGTATGGATGCCATGAGGGCAGGACTCGGAATGCTTTATGCTGTAGAACGGCTCAACAGGGTTGAGTTGAAGGACTTTGAAACGGAGTTTCAGGTAGGGATTGGCATTCATTTCGGTAGAGCCTTTGTCGGAAATATTGGTCATCCAAAGCACAAGCAGTTTTCAGTTTTAGGAGACCCTGTTAATGTAGCAAGTCGTATTCAGGGACAAAACAAGGAGTTGAACACAAGCTTGCTAGTTTCCAAGACATTTCTGGACAACTTACCTGAGGGAACACTCAAGTTTGGTGTGAAAACGGAAGTAAACCTGAAAGGGAAAGAGGAAAAGTATGAACTCTATGAGGTACAAGGTTTTATAGAGTTTGATACCAACCTTGAAGTGCAAGCTACTTTGGATATGTTGCTTAAAAATGAGGAAGCATTTGCAGAACATTTTTACACCAAACTTTTTGAAAGGGCTCCTGCCGTAAGACAACTGTTTCAGAAGAATATGCTGGAGCAGGGAAGGATGCTGACCCATATGTTGAGTGGTGTGATTTACTCTTTAAGTAGACCCGATTACCTGAAGCTAGGGCTTAAAAGCTTGGGCAAGCAGCATATCAAGTATGGTGTTGAGGCAGCACATTATCCTGTATTGAAAGAAGTATTACTGGAAACCATCAAGGAAGAGTTAGGAGTGTTTTTTACACAGGAAGTAGAGGCTGCATGGAGTAATGCCATTGATTTGATTATCAGTGTTATGTTGGAGAGTTATGAGACTTGA
- a CDS encoding DUF4861 domain-containing protein, translating into MKQNLKNILISLVLFTLIIFSCEKQKENTEIILKNNLDIARADEPVTIKKSALSLPYDQFIIIDEEGLLVPFQKDDLNGDQQWDELALVLDFMPQQQRKLYIKAQDSLPVFKATTNVRLGKSPERNGTFTDVVFEKRDKKHLPQSQPPLYQMEGVSWENDKVGFRTYFDSRNGKDIWGKKTPELVLDWVGTKGNYHEMDWWGMDILKVGNSLGAGALAMEKEQQLYRLGETEDAIYEMVSEGPARTKFRLHYKGWQVDDHTYNLTEEITLWKGQYCYESQVTLTDTVTSNLVTGIVNMDAKELYVDTLDENYAMLYTHDIQSLNKDHLGMGLIVPKTYFNGYGETAADAASISSTYFCKLKPNGQEPVKFYFFAGWEVTDSLFSHKAGFEKMLKENSLKLNNPIQIEIHQ; encoded by the coding sequence ATGAAACAAAACCTAAAGAATATTCTGATCAGTTTGGTGCTGTTTACCTTGATCATTTTCAGTTGTGAAAAGCAAAAGGAAAACACTGAAATTATTTTGAAAAACAATCTGGATATAGCCAGAGCAGATGAACCTGTAACTATCAAAAAATCAGCCCTATCACTTCCTTATGATCAATTTATCATCATAGACGAAGAAGGTCTTCTGGTACCTTTTCAAAAGGATGACCTCAATGGTGACCAGCAATGGGATGAGTTGGCGCTTGTCCTTGACTTTATGCCTCAACAGCAGCGAAAACTCTATATTAAAGCGCAGGATTCTTTACCTGTATTTAAAGCCACCACCAATGTAAGGCTAGGCAAGTCTCCAGAACGGAATGGCACCTTTACTGATGTTGTGTTTGAGAAAAGGGACAAGAAACATTTGCCTCAATCACAGCCTCCTCTCTACCAGATGGAAGGCGTTTCATGGGAAAATGACAAAGTCGGCTTCCGTACTTACTTTGACAGCCGGAATGGCAAGGATATCTGGGGGAAGAAAACACCAGAACTCGTATTGGACTGGGTTGGCACCAAAGGCAATTACCACGAGATGGACTGGTGGGGTATGGATATCCTGAAAGTAGGTAACTCTCTTGGGGCGGGTGCACTGGCCATGGAAAAAGAACAACAGCTGTATCGCTTGGGTGAAACAGAGGATGCCATCTATGAAATGGTTTCTGAAGGACCCGCCAGAACCAAATTCAGGTTACATTACAAGGGATGGCAAGTGGATGACCATACCTATAACCTGACGGAAGAAATAACCCTTTGGAAGGGCCAGTACTGTTATGAAAGTCAGGTTACGCTTACCGATACCGTGACTTCCAATCTGGTGACAGGTATCGTAAACATGGATGCCAAAGAACTTTACGTGGATACCTTGGATGAAAATTATGCAATGCTCTATACGCACGATATCCAATCCCTCAATAAAGACCATCTCGGTATGGGGCTGATCGTTCCGAAGACGTACTTCAATGGGTATGGTGAAACTGCTGCGGATGCGGCGTCCATCTCCTCAACCTATTTCTGTAAACTGAAACCCAATGGTCAGGAGCCTGTAAAGTTTTACTTCTTTGCAGGGTGGGAAGTTACCGACTCCCTTTTCAGCCATAAGGCAGGATTTGAAAAAATGCTGAAAGAAAACAGCCTTAAACTCAACAATCCTATCCAGATTGAGATTCACCAGTAA
- a CDS encoding DEAD/DEAH box helicase produces MTADLANILRYFHDCYRSDNKELALFDFLDSKVEQKIYMEGKEELINESYPVVPIDIEKAAAIQKELKWFEKEKELVYAAFFVCGHYLDPKGELKRLCAPLFYYPAQVEEKDEFYYLSISPEERRLNYPLIGLLNKNTEDNVSLDDLFGELTSDYLYFEDVSTIEKVFQKHFPHVEVQNIYTYPEHTTVKNIRKSITDLKEYKGEKLVLHPASMLGIVAKSSNTRGVLNELTEISQTDDYAIPLRSLFDETIEVKRSTYQKGNIPIILSEAQQAILRSSAVNPLTLIVGPPGTGKSYTIGAIAIEHMSRGESVLIASRTDEAVDVIKEKISSQIGIDKCVVRGGKKRVYATPLRRFLKALLTRANSLQYLLNEFGIPKRITNSALEQTIYQLEEAIKTRKKQIHKIEQTFLKEVDKELKWGEHLSLEESGFWHRMKTELMSFRNKWQTPVWELTNTLSEYDQTQNDEVSQLIQLKYISQVLQVLKTNWNDLKNFHEALKLSSDTDKINKFKEIDFATVLKAFPIWMTNLSNIKEVLPLQKEMFDVVIIDEATQCDIASCLPLMQRAKRVVFAGDPSQLRHVSFLPKGLQTVFQQKYGLSEMDRSVLNYRDWSVLDLVTNALQSGDQVAMLDEHFRSLEPIIAFSNQRFYDDGLRVMTSRPDHEEKGLYFIPCEGVRDKKGHNEVEAEQLLDNIRKLIDDEAELSDEYVTTVGVLSPFRAQVDHLAAQLLDRFSNEELDRHKLRVGTAYSFQGEERDIMHISFAVDVDSHHSAFHHINKEDVFNVSITRARRQQFVYLSVKEEELKKGSLLHAYMQSANRNTMTVHENLEHDHFLEEVIDELKAWDIHQYWSGFPVAALKIDLLVKHQGNYMGIDLVGYPGEYADVFGIERYRILNRAGIKVMPLPYSDWKFEKTKTAEILKKYLIENGN; encoded by the coding sequence ATGACTGCTGATCTGGCTAATATTCTCCGATACTTTCATGATTGCTATCGCTCTGACAATAAGGAGCTTGCCTTGTTTGATTTTTTGGACAGCAAGGTAGAACAAAAGATATACATGGAAGGAAAGGAAGAACTGATCAATGAGAGTTATCCTGTTGTTCCGATTGACATTGAAAAAGCTGCAGCCATTCAAAAAGAATTGAAGTGGTTTGAAAAAGAAAAAGAACTGGTGTATGCTGCCTTTTTCGTTTGTGGTCATTATTTGGATCCGAAAGGTGAGCTAAAAAGGCTTTGTGCACCTCTTTTTTACTATCCAGCCCAAGTTGAAGAAAAGGACGAGTTTTACTATCTCTCCATTTCACCTGAAGAAAGGAGATTGAATTATCCGCTGATTGGTCTGCTGAACAAGAATACAGAGGACAATGTTTCGCTGGACGATTTGTTTGGTGAACTGACAAGTGATTATCTCTATTTTGAGGATGTCAGTACTATTGAAAAAGTGTTTCAGAAGCATTTCCCACATGTGGAAGTGCAAAATATTTATACCTACCCTGAACATACAACTGTCAAGAATATTCGAAAGTCCATCACTGACCTGAAAGAATATAAAGGGGAAAAGCTTGTGCTGCATCCTGCCAGCATGTTGGGAATTGTGGCAAAGTCCTCCAATACAAGAGGAGTACTGAATGAACTGACTGAGATTTCTCAGACCGATGATTATGCAATTCCATTGCGATCCCTGTTTGATGAGACTATTGAAGTAAAACGTTCAACTTATCAAAAAGGGAATATCCCGATCATATTGAGTGAGGCACAACAGGCAATCTTGCGCTCAAGTGCCGTCAATCCATTGACTTTAATAGTTGGGCCTCCGGGTACTGGTAAAAGCTATACGATTGGAGCAATAGCCATTGAGCATATGAGCAGAGGTGAATCTGTGTTGATTGCTTCTCGCACGGATGAAGCGGTAGATGTGATTAAAGAAAAAATTTCTTCACAGATAGGCATCGATAAATGTGTGGTTAGGGGTGGTAAGAAGCGTGTATACGCAACTCCGTTAAGACGTTTTCTAAAAGCATTACTGACCAGAGCAAACTCATTGCAATACCTTTTGAATGAGTTTGGTATTCCAAAAAGAATTACGAATTCGGCGTTGGAGCAAACCATTTATCAGCTAGAGGAAGCGATTAAAACTAGGAAGAAGCAAATCCATAAAATTGAGCAGACTTTTCTGAAGGAGGTTGACAAGGAGCTGAAATGGGGAGAGCACTTGAGTTTGGAAGAGAGCGGGTTTTGGCATAGAATGAAAACCGAACTGATGAGCTTCCGAAACAAGTGGCAAACACCGGTTTGGGAACTGACCAATACCCTTTCAGAGTATGACCAGACCCAAAATGACGAAGTAAGTCAGCTGATACAGCTAAAGTATATTTCTCAGGTACTCCAAGTTTTGAAAACCAATTGGAATGACCTTAAGAACTTCCATGAAGCACTAAAGCTGTCAAGTGATACGGACAAGATCAACAAGTTTAAGGAGATTGATTTTGCAACTGTACTGAAAGCATTTCCAATCTGGATGACGAATCTGTCCAATATCAAGGAAGTATTGCCACTGCAAAAGGAAATGTTTGATGTCGTTATAATTGATGAAGCAACACAATGTGATATTGCCAGTTGCCTGCCGTTGATGCAACGTGCCAAGCGGGTCGTATTTGCGGGAGATCCAAGTCAGTTGCGACATGTTTCCTTTTTACCAAAAGGGCTTCAAACCGTATTTCAGCAGAAATATGGTCTGAGCGAAATGGACCGTTCAGTGCTGAATTATCGGGATTGGAGTGTGTTGGATTTGGTGACCAATGCATTGCAATCAGGAGATCAGGTTGCCATGTTGGATGAGCACTTCCGAAGTTTGGAGCCGATCATTGCGTTCAGTAACCAACGTTTTTATGATGATGGTTTGCGTGTAATGACATCAAGGCCTGACCATGAAGAGAAGGGGCTTTACTTTATTCCATGTGAAGGGGTTCGTGATAAGAAAGGACATAATGAAGTGGAAGCTGAACAGTTGTTGGACAATATCCGCAAGCTGATTGACGATGAAGCCGAACTGTCTGATGAATATGTAACGACGGTTGGTGTACTGTCACCTTTCCGTGCACAGGTAGATCACTTGGCTGCTCAGCTGTTGGATCGCTTCAGCAATGAAGAGCTAGACAGGCATAAGTTGAGAGTTGGTACGGCTTATAGTTTTCAGGGAGAGGAGCGTGATATTATGCATATTTCTTTTGCTGTAGATGTAGATTCACACCACTCAGCATTCCATCATATCAATAAGGAAGACGTTTTTAATGTATCTATAACTAGAGCAAGGCGTCAGCAATTTGTCTATTTATCTGTAAAAGAAGAGGAGTTGAAAAAAGGCTCATTGCTTCATGCTTATATGCAGTCAGCGAATAGAAATACAATGACTGTGCATGAGAACCTTGAACATGACCATTTCTTGGAGGAAGTGATTGATGAGTTAAAAGCTTGGGACATACATCAGTATTGGTCAGGCTTTCCAGTGGCAGCATTAAAGATTGACTTGCTGGTAAAGCATCAGGGAAATTATATGGGAATTGATTTGGTGGGCTACCCTGGTGAATATGCGGATGTTTTCGGTATTGAGCGATACAGGATTTTAAATAGGGCAGGGATTAAGGTAATGCCTTTGCCATATTCAGATTGGAAGTTTGAGAAAACCAAGACAGCAGAAATTTTAAAGAAGTATCTGATAGAGAATGGGAATTAG
- a CDS encoding hybrid sensor histidine kinase/response regulator transcription factor, translating to MFVTPKHFRHLLLVSGLLIFSAFSFAQQLNFKHLMVEDGLSQTSVLAFLEDRQGFVWIGTRDGLNRYDGHEVKVFRHEVNDSTSLSGNVIRDIAQDRFGNIWVGTNMGISLYDELTGGFQNFLLYGMGTSGLKGSLLHVLETDQEGNLWVGMDNGIYRYDSLQKTFMHEERLSAYDVMSIFQDHEGHFWIGTSRSGVLLYNPDSESVMQFQHEQDNPKSISNNFVYRIYEDSQNRLWFCTGEGVSLLQKDKGSFIRYQYDPTSPLSLCHNTVRDIVEDREGNLWFGTFKGISILKKGADGFESHTYHPEYISGLSHESVHALMRDRRGSIWIGTYFGGVNIYDPYLNQFSFYGTDNLYKEKGVSFRVVGPMAVDNNQQLWIGTEGKGINKLDLKTGKFEHLDTRHFDVEKVNVKSLCWSSDNKLWIGLHRGGIFIYDPSRKSYKEFAPEGRNYRDNAVLSIKESGDRVLLATHLGLDIYNKANGKVNRVKLHGEQTVEVRDVIVDKDGNIWFATESKGVFSYNEQAGIIHHYPTLGENTNGLTSNFTCTLMESSDGHIWIGTKSGGLNCLDKQTGKFTYFTAEDGLPSNSINAMVEDQDGAIWISTLKGISRYQPDQGTFTTFRCGEMIPVEELNERALVQAGNGQFFVGSMQGLVAFNAGQVSQESYEPPVTLTWLKVNNQKIYPSDESGILEKPLSASKKITLTYEHTNFSLGYTALDFLNSPDTRFAYRLEGLDKDWINSESNYSVGYANLAAGNYTFRLRLEGAKDQEVSLQIEVLPAPYFTWWAYLLYAFAAFGLILLFRNYTIRIEKMKHSLELAEVERNKLEELSQMKLQFFTNISHEFRTPLTLIMTPIRSLLENRKADKETRHKLDMVYRNSQRLYNLINELMDFRKQETGHLKLQMKEESLLDFLQHIHQLFQDHATHLGVDFQLNLSESAPVWIDSYQMEKVMVNLLSNAFKFTEKGGAVRLASSLSADGKSVEISVTDTGKGIRTENLDSIFERFYQVEGDKRLQSLGSGVGLALTKGIVEMHGGKIQVESEEGKGTVFRISLRLSDSHIPIELKQAQIEKEENKEMDGLSILIVDDNQDMRSLVGSCFDASCKLLEAEDGEQGFELALKHTPNLIISDVMMPGISGTELCRKLKRHVKTAHIPVLLLTAKHGKDAKLVGLEAGADDYVTKPFDANLLRVRCKNLIRSHQVLLKRMVKAEKTGLKQENSMSLLDDKLVRDVRNVISKHLADPDLNVNLLAKEVGVGRTMLFTKLKSLTGQTPNDLILQYRLEKASEMLMADKSRSVSEVCYAVGFNSPKYFSKCFQKQYGHSPTQYITLFAD from the coding sequence ATGTTTGTAACCCCAAAACACTTCAGGCACTTGCTTCTTGTAAGCGGTCTATTGATTTTTTCTGCATTCTCATTTGCTCAGCAATTGAACTTCAAGCACCTGATGGTGGAAGATGGACTTTCGCAGACATCCGTATTGGCATTTCTGGAAGACAGGCAGGGGTTTGTCTGGATTGGAACCCGTGACGGGTTGAACCGCTATGATGGACATGAGGTGAAGGTTTTCCGCCATGAGGTAAATGACTCGACTTCGCTCAGTGGAAACGTAATCAGGGATATCGCTCAGGACAGGTTTGGAAACATCTGGGTAGGAACCAATATGGGGATCAGTCTCTATGATGAACTGACAGGAGGCTTCCAAAATTTCCTGTTATATGGCATGGGAACTTCGGGTTTGAAAGGCAGTCTGCTCCATGTGCTGGAAACAGATCAGGAAGGCAACCTTTGGGTTGGTATGGACAATGGTATCTACCGTTATGATTCTCTTCAGAAAACTTTTATGCATGAGGAAAGACTCTCAGCCTATGACGTGATGAGCATCTTTCAGGATCATGAAGGACACTTCTGGATTGGTACCTCTAGGAGTGGTGTCTTACTCTACAACCCTGATTCGGAGAGTGTCATGCAGTTCCAGCATGAGCAGGATAACCCGAAAAGCATCAGTAACAATTTTGTGTACCGCATCTATGAGGACAGCCAAAATCGCTTATGGTTTTGTACAGGTGAAGGGGTTTCGCTGCTTCAGAAAGACAAAGGCAGTTTTATTCGGTATCAGTATGACCCGACTAGCCCGCTTTCGCTCTGCCATAATACGGTCAGGGATATAGTGGAGGATAGGGAAGGGAACCTTTGGTTTGGCACTTTTAAGGGGATCAGCATACTGAAAAAAGGAGCCGATGGTTTTGAAAGCCACACTTATCACCCTGAATATATCTCAGGGCTTTCACACGAGTCGGTACATGCCTTAATGAGGGACAGAAGGGGCTCCATCTGGATTGGCACTTATTTCGGTGGTGTCAATATCTATGACCCTTACCTCAATCAGTTTTCTTTTTATGGAACTGATAACCTGTACAAGGAAAAGGGGGTAAGCTTTCGAGTGGTAGGTCCAATGGCGGTAGACAACAATCAGCAACTCTGGATTGGTACAGAAGGAAAAGGAATCAACAAGCTTGACCTGAAAACAGGAAAGTTTGAACATCTGGATACAAGACACTTTGATGTGGAGAAAGTCAATGTCAAATCCCTTTGCTGGTCTTCTGACAATAAGCTTTGGATTGGGCTTCATAGGGGAGGCATTTTTATCTATGACCCTAGTCGAAAATCCTATAAGGAGTTTGCGCCTGAAGGCAGGAATTATAGGGACAATGCAGTATTGAGCATCAAGGAAAGTGGAGACAGGGTTTTGTTGGCAACACATCTGGGATTGGATATTTACAATAAGGCGAATGGAAAAGTCAATAGGGTGAAGCTTCATGGTGAGCAGACAGTGGAAGTCCGTGATGTGATCGTGGACAAGGATGGAAACATCTGGTTTGCCACAGAAAGTAAAGGTGTATTCAGCTATAACGAACAGGCAGGTATAATCCATCATTACCCTACTCTGGGAGAAAATACAAATGGGTTAACGAGTAATTTTACTTGTACGTTAATGGAGTCATCAGATGGACACATATGGATTGGAACCAAAAGTGGTGGGTTAAACTGCTTGGATAAGCAGACAGGAAAGTTCACGTATTTTACAGCGGAGGATGGTTTGCCTAGCAACAGCATCAATGCCATGGTTGAAGACCAAGATGGTGCAATCTGGATTTCTACCTTGAAGGGAATCAGCCGCTATCAGCCAGATCAGGGAACCTTTACCACATTCAGGTGTGGGGAAATGATTCCCGTTGAAGAGCTAAACGAAAGGGCTTTGGTTCAGGCGGGTAACGGTCAGTTCTTTGTGGGGAGTATGCAGGGACTGGTGGCTTTCAATGCAGGACAGGTAAGTCAGGAGTCATATGAACCGCCCGTAACCTTGACTTGGCTAAAGGTCAACAATCAAAAAATTTATCCATCTGATGAGAGCGGCATCCTTGAAAAGCCTTTGTCTGCGAGCAAGAAAATCACGTTGACCTATGAGCACACCAATTTTTCACTGGGTTATACAGCGCTTGATTTTCTGAATAGTCCTGATACACGATTTGCCTATAGGTTGGAAGGGCTGGACAAGGATTGGATAAATTCAGAAAGCAACTACTCGGTAGGGTACGCCAACCTTGCAGCAGGAAATTACACCTTCAGGCTAAGGTTGGAAGGCGCAAAAGACCAGGAAGTATCCTTGCAGATTGAGGTACTTCCTGCGCCATATTTTACATGGTGGGCTTATTTGCTGTATGCCTTTGCCGCATTCGGACTGATCCTGCTTTTCAGGAACTATACAATTCGAATTGAGAAGATGAAGCATAGTTTGGAACTGGCTGAGGTGGAACGGAACAAGCTGGAGGAACTGAGCCAGATGAAGCTGCAATTCTTTACCAATATCTCACATGAATTCCGTACACCCCTGACGTTGATCATGACCCCGATAAGGAGCCTACTGGAAAATCGGAAGGCCGATAAGGAAACCAGACACAAGCTGGATATGGTTTACCGAAATTCGCAGCGACTTTATAACCTAATCAATGAGCTGATGGATTTCCGGAAACAGGAAACAGGGCATCTGAAATTGCAGATGAAGGAAGAAAGCCTGCTTGATTTTCTTCAGCATATCCATCAGTTATTTCAGGACCATGCGACACATCTGGGAGTTGATTTTCAACTAAACTTGTCAGAAAGCGCTCCGGTATGGATAGATAGCTATCAGATGGAAAAGGTAATGGTCAACCTGCTGTCCAATGCATTCAAGTTTACAGAAAAAGGAGGGGCGGTTAGATTGGCTTCATCGCTTTCAGCAGATGGGAAAAGTGTGGAGATCTCTGTCACTGATACAGGAAAGGGGATCAGAACCGAAAATCTGGACAGCATTTTTGAAAGGTTCTATCAGGTAGAAGGAGACAAGCGTCTACAGTCATTAGGTTCTGGTGTTGGATTGGCATTGACCAAGGGAATTGTGGAGATGCATGGAGGCAAGATTCAGGTGGAGAGTGAAGAAGGGAAAGGAACAGTTTTCCGTATTAGCCTGAGATTGAGTGATAGCCATATTCCTATTGAACTGAAGCAAGCACAAATAGAGAAAGAGGAAAACAAGGAAATGGATGGACTGTCCATCCTGATTGTGGATGACAATCAGGATATGCGAAGCCTTGTAGGTAGCTGCTTTGATGCGAGCTGTAAATTACTCGAAGCAGAGGATGGTGAGCAGGGATTTGAATTGGCGCTGAAACATACACCGAACCTGATCATCAGTGATGTAATGATGCCGGGCATTTCAGGAACTGAACTTTGCCGAAAACTCAAAAGGCATGTCAAGACGGCTCATATTCCTGTACTGTTACTGACTGCCAAACATGGTAAGGATGCTAAACTGGTAGGACTTGAAGCAGGAGCAGATGATTATGTAACCAAACCTTTTGATGCCAACTTGTTGAGAGTGAGGTGCAAAAACCTAATCAGGTCGCATCAGGTTTTATTGAAAAGGATGGTGAAGGCTGAGAAGACGGGTCTGAAGCAGGAAAACAGCATGAGTCTGCTGGATGATAAGCTGGTGAGGGATGTCAGGAATGTAATCAGCAAACATTTGGCTGACCCTGACCTGAATGTGAACCTGTTGGCAAAGGAAGTGGGGGTAGGCAGAACGATGCTCTTTACCAAACTGAAGTCCCTGACAGGGCAGACACCAAATGATTTGATCTTGCAATACAGGCTGGAGAAAGCTTCTGAGATGCTGATGGCAGACAAGAGCAGAAGTGTTTCCGAGGTTTGCTATGCGGTTGGATTCAACTCACCCAAGTATTTCAGCAAGTGTTTCCAAAAGCAGTACGGACATTCTCCTACACAGTATATCACACTGTTTGCAGATTAA